Proteins co-encoded in one Diprion similis isolate iyDipSimi1 chromosome 13, iyDipSimi1.1, whole genome shotgun sequence genomic window:
- the LOC124414222 gene encoding DNA topoisomerase 1-like gives MSDTRPSASNQNIDEGVEEPSNAVGEDREIASDDDSEEDSSDTSDYDREEDSDTTYNDDDTEKKPEVGKGQKKAGKGEPLWKTSVEYYGPYFPPDYELLPDGVHFYYDNERMKLAPETEEMATLYAKRLDKLKVINRETREIFDKNFLKDWQNTMTESEKERITDLSKCCFGPIRYHLREKVDEKKSISKEDEAKFGYCTIDGERQQLWNWKIKEPQCCLRIRSKNNENIGKIMKRVKPEDVTINCSSECDQANNFNEKGFKIINQPTTRYLAKWRNNVTGKFDGNYIRLHPSVEGRKKFGCAVELSKNIEKVRQQYRSDLDSSVLDEQQRGVILYILDKFSFRAGTEESSNQEDSTGVCTLKKSHITLSNREGKFFVFFDFIGKSGITYNKEHPVEEKVFQILQELKENGESEDLFPRMTSKKVNDRLKEIFPDLTIKVFRTYNASLKMQEELEKATKNLNKGNALVLYKKALCEVTKYLNHQKADGSHKKKEVGDGVEIMTAMPNNNDKTPPKCKKNKVPEEESEKIYKHLKTAGGIQWAKVDVDKNSSTELYYS, from the exons ATGAGCGACACCCGCCCATCCGCATCAAATCAG AATATTGATGAAGGGGTTGAAGAACCAAGCAACGCAGTTGGAGAAGATCGAGAGATCGCGAGTGATGACGATAGCGAAGAAGATTCATCCGACACGAGCGATTATGATAGGGAAGAAGATTCAGACACCACGTATAATGACGATGATACAGAAAAGAAGCCGGAAGTGGGTAAAGG gcAAAAGAAAGCAGGGAAAGGTGAGCCATTGTGGAAGACTTCCGTAGAATATTATGGCCCATACTTCCCGCCAGATTATGAGCTCTTACCCGATGGAGTTCATTTCTATTACGACAATGAGAGGATGAAGTTGGCACCGGAGACTGAAGAGATGGCCACATTGTATGCAAAAAGGTTGGATAAGTTAAAGGTTATAAATAGGGAAACGCgggaaatttttgacaaaaatttcctcAAGGACTGGCAAAATACGATGACAGAATCGGAGAAGGAAAGAATAACTGATTTGTCCAAGTGTTGTTTTGGACCAATACGTTATCACTTGCGAGAAAAAGTAGACGAGAAGAAGTCAATATCTAAGGAAGATGAGGCGAAGTTCGGGTACTGCACCATCGACGGAGAGAGACAGCAGCTTTGGAACTGGAAAATCAAGGAACCTCAATGTTGCCTCCGAATTCGAtcgaaaaacaatgaaaacatTGGAAAGATAATGAAGCGG GTGAAGCCCGAGGACGTCACCATAAATTGTTCATCCGAATGCGATCAGGCGAATAATTTCAACGAGAAAGGGTTCAAGATCATTAATCAGCCGACGACGAGATACCTGGCGAAGTGGAGAAATAATGTAACCGGGAAATTTGATGGGAATTACATAAGGTTGCATCCGTCTGTCGAaggtcgaaaaaaatttggctgCGCAGTAGAACTTTCGAAGAATATCGAGAAAGTTCGGCAACAGTATCGGAGCGATTTGGATAGCAGTGTTTTAGATGAACAACAGAGAGGTGTCATTTTGTACATActtgacaaattttcatttaggGCTGGTACTGAGGAATCCAGCAATCAGGAAGACTCAACAGGTGTTTGcacgttaaaaaaaagccACATTACTCTCAGCAACAGAGAGGGAaagtttttcgtgttttttgattttatag GTAAGTCCGGCATTACATACAATAAAGAACATCCAGTGGAAGAAAAGGTGTTCCAGATTTTGcaagaattgaaagaaaacggTGAATCGGAAGATCTCTTTCCTAGGATGACTTCGAAGAAAGTGAACGATcgtttgaaagaaatattccCGGATCTCACTATAAAGGTCTTCAGAACGTACAACGCGTCGCTAAAGATGCAGGAAGAGCTCGAGAAGGCAACCAAGAATTTAAACAAGGGAAACGCATTAGTACTGTATAAAAAAGCGTTGTGTGAAGTAACTAAATATTTAAACCATCAAAAAGCTGATGGAAGCCACAAGAAAAAAGAGGTGGGTGATGGGGTGGAAATTATGACCGCTATGCCAAATAATAACGACAAGACTCCGCCGAA GTGCAAGAAAAACAAGGTCCCGGAAGAAGAATCTGAGAAGATCTACAAACACCTGAAAACCGCCGGAGGTATTCAATGGGCAAAAGTCGacgttgataaaaattcgaGCACAGAATTGTACTATTCGTAA